In the Corynebacterium suedekumii genome, one interval contains:
- a CDS encoding M1 family metallopeptidase, which yields MISNRLRSTPVPGIRDEYTGIDFNLGFHVRAYDLSLDYRVAPNRLDGTATLHLDNWRALQTMTLDLAQGMRVAKVTAQGTAGRSIQVQRFRHTGGKLRLSFREEIPVDSEFSLTIRYSGTPRPVRSPWGTIGWEELTNGALVASQPNGAPSWFPCDDTPDEKARYDITVTTDSPYAVIANGTLVDRRTAGSRTTWRYQVADPMATYLATIQIGDYSQLQLSADGAAVPVHAWVPPALRARAAEEFVDQSRMVELYSQLFGPYPFDSYTVVVCEDALEIPLEAQGLSIFGANHIRGDHAWERLIAHELSHQWFGNSLGLAQWNDIWLNEGFACYSEWLWFEHAHGVPAADSAREHYARLAALPQDILLSDPGTKDMFDDRVYKRGALTVHALRVLLGDAPFFRMLRRYVAAGRHAVVEPVDLRREVLAEAASAGIPEASVEAVWNAWLNQTALPEFPS from the coding sequence ATGATCAGTAACAGGCTGCGCTCCACCCCCGTCCCCGGCATCCGCGACGAGTACACCGGAATCGACTTCAACCTCGGCTTCCACGTCCGCGCCTACGACCTCAGTCTGGACTACCGGGTCGCCCCCAACCGCCTGGACGGCACCGCCACCCTGCACCTGGACAACTGGCGCGCGCTGCAGACCATGACCCTCGATCTCGCCCAGGGCATGCGCGTGGCCAAGGTCACCGCCCAGGGCACCGCCGGCCGGTCCATCCAGGTCCAGCGCTTCCGCCACACCGGCGGCAAGCTGCGCCTGAGCTTCCGCGAGGAGATCCCGGTCGACTCCGAGTTCTCCCTGACCATCCGCTACTCCGGCACCCCGCGGCCCGTCCGGTCGCCGTGGGGCACGATCGGCTGGGAGGAACTGACCAACGGCGCCCTCGTCGCCTCCCAGCCCAACGGTGCCCCCAGCTGGTTCCCGTGTGACGACACCCCCGACGAGAAAGCCCGGTACGACATCACCGTCACCACCGACAGCCCCTACGCCGTCATCGCCAACGGCACCCTCGTCGACCGCCGCACCGCCGGCTCCCGCACCACCTGGCGCTACCAGGTGGCCGACCCCATGGCCACCTACCTGGCCACCATCCAGATCGGCGACTACTCCCAGCTCCAGCTCTCCGCCGACGGCGCCGCCGTGCCCGTGCACGCCTGGGTGCCGCCAGCCCTGCGGGCCCGTGCCGCCGAGGAGTTCGTCGACCAGTCCCGCATGGTCGAGCTCTACTCGCAGTTGTTCGGCCCGTATCCCTTCGACTCCTACACCGTCGTCGTCTGCGAGGACGCCCTGGAGATCCCCCTCGAGGCGCAGGGCCTGTCCATCTTCGGCGCCAACCACATCCGCGGCGACCACGCCTGGGAACGCCTCATCGCCCACGAACTGTCCCACCAGTGGTTCGGCAACTCCCTCGGTCTGGCCCAGTGGAACGACATCTGGCTCAACGAGGGCTTCGCCTGCTACTCCGAATGGCTCTGGTTCGAGCACGCCCACGGAGTGCCGGCCGCCGACTCCGCCCGCGAGCACTACGCCCGTCTGGCGGCACTGCCGCAGGACATCCTGCTCTCCGACCCCGGCACGAAGGACATGTTCGACGACCGCGTGTACAAACGCGGTGCCCTCACCGTCCACGCCCTGCGCGTCCTGCTTGGCGACGCCCCCTTCTTCCGCATGCTCCGCCGCTACGTCGCCGCCGGCCGCCACGCCGTCGTCGAACCCGTCGACCTGCGCCGCGAGGTCCTCGCCGAGGCCGCCTCCGCGGGAATTCCCGAGGCGTCGGTGGAGGCCGTGTGGAACGCCTGGCTCAACCAGACCGCCCTCCCGGAGTTCCCTTCGTGA
- a CDS encoding prolyl oligopeptidase family serine peptidase — MTEHTDRTFLESIDDPRALAWAEEWSAVTEADVDRHPGRARVRDRIRAALDTDDRIPYVARRGDHLYNFWRDAGHERGLWRRTTLESYLGEGTEWEVLIDVDMLAAEENEPWVWKGAHVLTPDNDRALVRLSRGGADATVIREFDLGTRSFVAGGFALPEAKSDVSWVDRDTLLVGTDTGEGSLTASGYPVQVRVWRRGTPLVDAPVYTSGRHDDVAVGAWADTTPGHERIIVSRALDFYRSRQSVAAGLDPDASLQVLEIPEDCDAIIHHQWLFLAPRTPFAGLPAGGLGVIGLADFLGGARDIRPVFEPTARISLQSTAFTRGFLILTLLDDVATSLRVHPLTDPTAPGDDIVLPDLVAASVVSTSPLDGDEVWLTTSSFTRPATLWRLDLAEGLVPRMVRRSPALFDATGLQTRQHWVTSADGTRLPYFITGDFSRGSRPTLVGGYGGFEVSLTPGYSAVRGIGWLEQGNFFVQPNLRGGGEFGPDWHTQVTRTNRHKVWEDHHAVLLDLVERGYARPEQIGIRGGSNGGLLTSGALVQYPSAFGAAVIQVPLTDMLRYHTWSAGASWMAEYGDPDNPAERAAIEAWSPLHNVEGADVEKYPPALVTTSTRDDRVHPAHARLFASALRDAGQPVDYFENTEGGHAGAADNAQVARVESLIYTWLSQRL, encoded by the coding sequence ATGACTGAGCACACCGATCGAACGTTCCTGGAGTCCATCGACGATCCGCGGGCACTGGCCTGGGCGGAGGAATGGTCGGCGGTGACGGAGGCCGACGTCGACAGGCATCCGGGCCGGGCACGGGTGCGGGACCGGATCCGGGCGGCGCTGGACACGGATGACCGCATTCCGTACGTCGCCCGGCGCGGGGACCACCTGTACAACTTCTGGCGCGACGCCGGCCACGAGCGCGGCCTGTGGCGGCGGACGACGCTGGAGTCCTACCTGGGTGAGGGGACGGAGTGGGAGGTGCTCATCGACGTCGATATGCTCGCCGCCGAGGAGAACGAGCCGTGGGTGTGGAAGGGCGCGCACGTGCTCACCCCGGACAATGACCGCGCTCTGGTGCGGCTGTCCCGCGGCGGGGCCGACGCCACCGTCATCCGCGAGTTCGACCTGGGCACGCGTTCCTTCGTCGCCGGCGGGTTCGCGCTGCCGGAGGCGAAGTCGGACGTCAGCTGGGTCGACCGCGACACCCTGCTGGTGGGCACCGACACCGGCGAGGGCTCGCTGACCGCCTCCGGGTACCCGGTGCAGGTGCGGGTGTGGCGGCGTGGCACCCCGCTTGTCGACGCCCCCGTGTACACCTCCGGCCGCCACGACGACGTCGCCGTCGGCGCGTGGGCCGACACCACCCCCGGCCACGAGCGGATCATCGTCTCCCGCGCACTGGATTTCTACCGCTCCCGCCAGTCGGTCGCCGCCGGGCTCGACCCGGACGCCTCCCTGCAGGTGCTGGAGATCCCCGAGGACTGCGACGCGATCATCCACCACCAGTGGCTCTTCCTCGCCCCGCGCACCCCCTTCGCCGGGTTGCCCGCCGGCGGACTCGGCGTCATCGGGCTGGCTGATTTCCTGGGCGGGGCACGCGACATCCGCCCGGTGTTCGAGCCGACCGCCCGGATCTCCCTGCAGTCCACGGCCTTCACCCGCGGGTTCCTCATTCTCACGCTGCTCGACGACGTGGCCACCTCCCTCCGGGTCCACCCCCTGACCGACCCCACCGCGCCCGGCGACGACATCGTCCTGCCCGACCTGGTCGCCGCCTCCGTGGTGTCCACCAGCCCGCTCGACGGCGACGAGGTGTGGCTGACCACCTCCTCCTTCACCCGGCCGGCCACCCTGTGGCGCCTCGACCTGGCCGAAGGGTTGGTGCCCCGGATGGTGCGCCGCTCCCCCGCCCTGTTCGACGCCACCGGTCTTCAGACCCGGCAGCACTGGGTGACCTCCGCCGACGGCACCCGCCTGCCCTACTTCATCACCGGCGACTTCTCCCGGGGCTCCCGCCCCACGCTCGTCGGCGGCTACGGCGGCTTCGAGGTCTCGCTGACCCCCGGATACTCCGCCGTGCGCGGCATCGGCTGGCTGGAGCAGGGCAACTTCTTCGTCCAGCCCAACCTGCGGGGCGGCGGCGAGTTCGGCCCCGACTGGCACACCCAGGTCACCCGCACCAACCGGCACAAGGTGTGGGAGGACCACCACGCCGTGCTGCTTGACCTGGTGGAGCGTGGGTACGCCCGCCCGGAGCAGATCGGCATCCGGGGCGGCTCCAACGGCGGACTGCTCACCTCCGGCGCGCTCGTGCAGTACCCGTCGGCGTTCGGCGCCGCCGTGATCCAGGTGCCGCTGACGGACATGCTGCGCTATCACACCTGGTCAGCGGGGGCGTCGTGGATGGCGGAGTACGGCGACCCGGATAATCCGGCGGAACGTGCCGCGATCGAGGCGTGGTCGCCGCTGCACAACGTGGAGGGGGCGGACGTCGAGAAGTATCCGCCGGCACTGGTGACCACCTCCACCCGCGACGACCGCGTCCACCCCGCCCACGCCCGCCTGTTCGCGTCCGCCCTCCGCGACGCCGGCCAGCCGGTCGACTACTTCGAGAACACCGAGGGCGGCCACGCCGGCGCCGCCGACAACGCACAGGTCGCCCGCGTCGAATCACTCATCTACACCTGGCTGAGCCAACGCCTGTGA
- a CDS encoding alpha/beta hydrolase, protein MKLLRQIAAPLAALSIAATAFVAPAAGAAELTPTDVADGATLGTIKEMTQDEMAASDRKWIQKTINDERVQKLKVSSPSMGRDIPVAVITAKGGSEGAPTIYMLNGAGGAEQNMDWITSGKMREFYEDKNVNVVIPMQGAFSYYLDWYDKTAGTSYIDGPQMWETFLLKELPGPIEERLGANGKRGIGGYSMSATSSLVLPQKAQGFYDVAGSFSGCAATSAPLPWLYGKLTVNRGGAEPEQLWGPMGGEYNRANDGLINAEKLRGTELYISNASGLAGEKDMPGYYVEQGVDPAVASAGAATLIVEGGAIEAATNQCTHDLKAKLDNAGIPAEYNLRPTGTHSWNYWIEDLHKSWPTFASALGVE, encoded by the coding sequence ATGAAGCTTCTTCGCCAGATCGCCGCCCCGCTTGCGGCGCTGTCCATCGCCGCCACCGCCTTCGTCGCCCCGGCCGCCGGCGCCGCCGAGCTCACCCCCACCGACGTCGCTGATGGCGCCACCCTGGGCACCATCAAAGAGATGACGCAGGATGAGATGGCCGCCAGCGACCGTAAGTGGATCCAGAAGACCATCAACGACGAGCGCGTCCAGAAGCTCAAGGTCTCCTCCCCGTCCATGGGCCGCGACATCCCGGTCGCCGTGATCACCGCCAAGGGCGGCTCCGAGGGCGCGCCGACCATCTACATGCTCAACGGTGCCGGTGGCGCCGAGCAAAACATGGACTGGATCACCTCCGGCAAGATGCGCGAGTTCTACGAGGACAAGAACGTCAACGTCGTCATCCCGATGCAGGGCGCCTTCTCCTACTACCTCGACTGGTACGACAAGACCGCCGGCACCAGCTACATCGACGGCCCGCAGATGTGGGAGACCTTCCTGCTCAAGGAGCTCCCGGGCCCGATCGAGGAGCGCCTCGGCGCCAACGGCAAGCGTGGCATCGGCGGCTACTCCATGTCCGCCACCTCCTCCCTGGTCCTGCCGCAGAAGGCACAGGGCTTCTACGACGTCGCCGGTTCCTTCTCCGGTTGCGCCGCCACCTCCGCTCCCCTGCCGTGGCTCTACGGCAAGCTCACCGTCAACCGCGGTGGCGCCGAGCCGGAGCAGCTGTGGGGTCCGATGGGCGGCGAGTACAACCGCGCCAACGACGGCCTGATCAACGCCGAGAAGCTGCGCGGCACCGAGCTCTACATCTCCAACGCCTCCGGTCTCGCCGGCGAGAAGGACATGCCGGGCTACTACGTCGAGCAGGGCGTTGACCCGGCCGTCGCCTCCGCCGGTGCCGCCACCCTCATCGTCGAGGGCGGCGCCATCGAGGCAGCCACCAACCAGTGCACCCACGACCTCAAGGCCAAGCTGGACAACGCCGGCATCCCGGCCGAGTACAACCTGCGCCCGACCGGTACCCACTCCTGGAACTACTGGATCGAGGACCTGCACAAGTCCTGGCCGACCTTCGCCAGCGCTCTCGGCGTCGAGTAA